DNA sequence from the Chitinophaga flava genome:
CTGGCTGGGATCTATTTTCAGTGATTCCCTGAAATGTTCCAGCGACTTACCATGATCACCGGCCTCCAGCCATTTCCAGCCCAGATTGGCGTGGGTATAGGCATTTTCCGGATTATGTTCCAGCGCTGCATTCAAATTGGAAAAAGCTTCGTCCTTTCTGCCCAGGTTAAACAGGGCATTGGAGCGCAGATTAAGACAGATCAGGTTTTCCGGGTCGACGGCCAATCCTTCTTCTGCTTTCTGCAGCGCTTGTGCATAGTCTTTTTTAAACAGCAGTATCTGGCTCCACATACCGAAGTAGTCGGCATGATGGGGATTAATAGCCACCGCTTCACTGATGGCCTGTAAGGCCTCCGGGAGTTGATTTTTATTGAGTGCCAGCCGGGCCCTTAAATATAAAAAGCGGTCGTCGTCCGGCGCGAAGCTGAGCGAGCTGGAGATCACCTGGGCAGCCTCTTCAGGCTTGTCCATCTCCATATAACAAATGGCCAGCAGAAAAAGCGCATCAATATCATTGGCGCTGGTACTGAGGTGTTGTCTTAATGTGGTAAGTGCATCCTGATAACGCCCTTGCTGTAACAACAACTGGGCACGCTGAATGAGTACAGCCATAAATCTTATTTCTTAATATCCAGGTATTTGAGCACATCATCATACAGTCCGGCCTCGTTGGAATACAGGGCATAATTACGGGCTGTATTAAACCATTCCCTGGTGGTAGGCTTGTGTGTTTTGATGGCTTTCACCAGTTCTTTTTGTGATATCGGTTGTGGTACACCTTTCTCCAGTGCTTCCATGAGTTTATCTTCGATGGCAATATCGACAATGGCTTTCAGATCAGCGCCGGAGTAGCCGGCGGTGGCTTTGGCCAGTGCTTTGTAATCCACGTCGGACACTGGTTTGTTGCGGAGCTGCAGTTTAAGGATGGCTTCTCGGCCATCTGTGTCGGGTGGCGCCACGAAGATGATCCTGTCGAAGCGGCCCGGGCGTCTGAAGGCAGGATCGAGGCTCCAGGGAGCGTTGGTAGCACCGATGATCAGCACATTTTCGTTATCGGCTGCGATACCATCCATTTCGGCGAGGAACTGGTTGATGAGGTGACTGGCACCGCTGTTGCGCATAGCTGTGCGATTGGCGCCCAGTGCATCTACTTCATCAAAGAAAAGCACGCAGGGCTTGCGCTGACGCGCCAGTTCAAACAGGCCATGGAGGTTCTTTTCACTGTTGCCGACCCACATGTCCAGTACATCGTGGATGCCCACGTTGATAAACTCTGCCTGTATTTGTCCGGCAGTGGCTTTGGCCAGATAGGTTTTACCACATCCCGGAGGTCCATATAGTAAGATGCCTCCACCGGCCTTTTTGCCATAGGCCTTATACAGGTCGGGGAATTGCAGCGGCTTGATAATTTTCAGGTCTATTTCCTGTTTCTCTCTTTCCATACCACCCACATCAGAGAAGTTGATGTCGGGTTTCTCCATGGTAAAGATCTTGTCGGGATCTTCTTCCTCTTCATCATCAAGCGTAAAGTTTTGCTGCTGTTGTGGTAAGCGGAACTGCGCATCGAGCGCTTCATCACGGAAGCCGGGATTCAGCAGCAGGAGGTGCTGGTAAACATCTTTTGCTGCATGGAGGGAGTTTTCCTTTACCAGGATGCGGCAATGCAGCAACAGCGCATCGAAGTGGTCTGGTTCATGATGTTCCAGTTGTTCGAGTACGACTATGGCGGCAGAATATTTTTGCTGATGATAGAAAGTACGGGCTAGTCCCAGTTGTGCAGCGGTGTTTTCGGGTGAGAGTTCCAATACTTTGCGGTATTGTTCTTCAGCTTGCACATATTCATAATCCTGTAACAGCACCTGGGCGAGATGTAAGCGTAAAGGCACATTTTCCGGAGAAAACTGCACGGCTTCCTGTAATTGTTTGACAACTTCCGATGACATGATGTGCTATATATTTTAAACTCAAGCAGTAATAATACGGAATTACGCCACAAAAATATTGTTAATATTGACGCAGTCCATATTTAGTACGCGGTACAATATTACCTTATCATTTATTATTATTTTATTTAATTTAAATAATATTATATATATTGCAACTGAATTTATCCCTATGCCCGTATACTAACCGGTACACCTACTTGTTCCTATAAGTCAGCTGGCAACGGCTTTTGCCTGCCAGCACCGGTCCATTACCTGTACGGCAGGACAGCACACTAAAACCAGAAATATGCGTTTAAAAGTCTTCGTATGGGCCGTTATTGCAATCGTAGGAGCAGGGATGGCCAGTTGTTCCAAAAAGAAAGATGCAACACCGGATGGCCACTTCACTTTTAAGTTGGGAGATATCACCTATCAGTCCAATTCTACCCAGGGTTATATGACAGATACCGTTATCGCCGGCAAAAGAACGCTGATAATAGATGGTGTTACCAATAATTTCGGTAAACATATGGAGCTGATGATCACTTTTCCGGGCAACGTACAGCCGGGAACGTATGATGAACAGGCAGGGGTAATGACGCTGATGGACATTCAGCAAAAAGAGGGTGGTTATATATCTAAAACACTCTCCATCAAACTTGAAAGCATTAATAGTAAACAAGCGGAGGGGACACTCTCCGGCACCTTAACCAGTGGTGAAATAGAAAAACCTTTAACGGACGGGACTTTTAAAGTCTACTTTTAAGTAATCAACGTTTTTTTGCAAAACGCGAACCCTGTCTTTTAAGGCAGGGTTTTTTAATTTAACATTATCAAACACAGCCTTTTATTCATTTTCGTATATACGTTAAAGTTATATTAAATGAGGTTATTGTTTACGTTCGCTTAACAATTCTTTGCTAGTACATTTCAGACTGATTCTTAACATACTTTTCATATAAAACGCTAAACATAATACTATTTAAACCCTTTCTGAAGCCAAAATGGTTAGTTTAAGATCATTTTAAGTACTCCTTAACAATTTGGTAATGATCTGTTAACATTCTGGTTGCTTTGGAGTAGTTGCTTTGCACTTGTAAATACTTACAGGCTTTATGAAATCAATTGTCACGCTATTAGCGAGC
Encoded proteins:
- a CDS encoding tetratricopeptide repeat protein — encoded protein: MAVLIQRAQLLLQQGRYQDALTTLRQHLSTSANDIDALFLLAICYMEMDKPEEAAQVISSSLSFAPDDDRFLYLRARLALNKNQLPEALQAISEAVAINPHHADYFGMWSQILLFKKDYAQALQKAEEGLAVDPENLICLNLRSNALFNLGRKDEAFSNLNAALEHNPENAYTHANLGWKWLEAGDHGKSLEHFRESLKIDPSQQWAKDGMVQAMKAHYWLYRQFLNYAFFMGRLKAGTQWLVIIGLLVLTQIASQVFFPLYVLLALVALSTWLIVPVSNLFLRLNPYGRYALTSEQTKVSNRVGCLLLTALLAAGAYWLTSIPGLLAIAICTGVLMLPVASMYTPQSPKSRKIFLIYTLALAFIGLLGIGFTFLTNNVENIFVVVMLIGIFLYQFLANYLITRE
- a CDS encoding ATP-binding protein, which encodes MSSEVVKQLQEAVQFSPENVPLRLHLAQVLLQDYEYVQAEEQYRKVLELSPENTAAQLGLARTFYHQQKYSAAIVVLEQLEHHEPDHFDALLLHCRILVKENSLHAAKDVYQHLLLLNPGFRDEALDAQFRLPQQQQNFTLDDEEEEDPDKIFTMEKPDINFSDVGGMEREKQEIDLKIIKPLQFPDLYKAYGKKAGGGILLYGPPGCGKTYLAKATAGQIQAEFINVGIHDVLDMWVGNSEKNLHGLFELARQRKPCVLFFDEVDALGANRTAMRNSGASHLINQFLAEMDGIAADNENVLIIGATNAPWSLDPAFRRPGRFDRIIFVAPPDTDGREAILKLQLRNKPVSDVDYKALAKATAGYSGADLKAIVDIAIEDKLMEALEKGVPQPISQKELVKAIKTHKPTTREWFNTARNYALYSNEAGLYDDVLKYLDIKK